From Candidatus Nomurabacteria bacterium, one genomic window encodes:
- a CDS encoding NUDIX domain-containing protein, whose protein sequence is MTNLEKREAVKAFSLANIPISLANHDPYARIQRYHGLPGEDILDPCYFAGQHCELPTDISSQLADYDYKFGYDLAGRPLHPWINELIKVSGVVTGTGEYWLWGPNETVDPVIITCEPEPKLLLIMRRSGRWALPGGFREGMEVVDGCVKETAEETNLILTQTEIDTAQTIYDGIVADGRVTANAWAHTHAMLFRPEAARPVVGGDDAIDARWFSTDEWQKILGGSHRKIVEFAFEDLNT, encoded by the coding sequence ATGACCAACTTAGAAAAACGCGAAGCTGTCAAAGCTTTCAGTCTGGCTAATATACCCATCAGTCTCGCCAATCATGACCCATATGCCCGAATTCAACGATATCATGGCCTGCCTGGTGAAGATATCCTAGACCCATGCTACTTTGCTGGTCAGCACTGCGAACTACCAACAGACATTAGCTCACAACTTGCAGATTACGATTACAAGTTTGGATACGACCTAGCAGGAAGACCGCTACACCCATGGATCAACGAACTGATAAAAGTCTCGGGAGTCGTAACTGGTACCGGTGAATACTGGCTATGGGGGCCTAATGAAACTGTCGATCCAGTTATCATCACGTGCGAACCCGAGCCGAAATTACTTCTAATAATGCGGAGATCTGGTCGTTGGGCTCTCCCTGGTGGTTTTCGTGAAGGGATGGAGGTAGTCGATGGCTGCGTTAAGGAGACAGCTGAGGAGACGAACCTGATATTAACACAAACCGAAATAGACACTGCGCAGACGATATATGATGGAATTGTGGCTGATGGTCGAGTCACGGCAAACGCCTGGGCACACACCCATGCGATGCTGTTTAGACCAGAGGCAGCCAGACCGGTTGTTGGCGGTGATGATGCGATTGATGCTAGGTGGTTCTCGACAGATGAGTGGCAAAAAATACTAGGCGGATCGCACCGAAAGATAGTAGAATTTGCCTTCGAAGACCTAAATACATGA